The genomic stretch AGCGGCACGGGATGCCGCCCGGCTGGCACGGCTGGTACGACGTCGAGCGCAACTTGATCGCCGTGTACCGCTACACCGGTGATTACGGGCTGGGGCTGAGCGACGAGGACCTGCTCGTGGTGTTCGAGGGCATCGGGGGCCCCGGCGGCGGCAGGTTCATGTCGAGAAGCATGGAACTTGGAGACTCGATGGACGTCGAGACCGAGGGCATGCCGCCGCCCGCCGCGAATGGGGGCGGGATGGAGATGAACGAGCTGGCCATGAAGAATGGCGGCGGGGGTGGCGAGCCGCCGCTCGTCGAGGCGAAGGTGCGCGAGTACTTCCCGGACACGGCGTACTGGAACCCGGTGGTCGTCACCGACCACAACGGCAAGGCGACCGTCGAGGTGGCCTTCCCCGACTCGCTCACGACGTGGCGCGTGTCGGCGCGCGCGATCACCGAGCGGTCGCAGGTCGGCCAGGTGCAGGGCAAGGCGATCACGACCAAGGATCTGCTTGTGCGGATGCAGGCGCCGCGATTCTTCGTCGAACGTGACGAAGTGGTGCTGAGCGCCAACGTGCACAATTACCTGGCCGAGGCCAAATCGGTGAAGGTGCGGCTTGCCATCGACGGGTACCAGCTCCAGCCGCTGACGCCGCAAGAGATGAGCGTGGTTGTGCCGAGCGGCGGCGAGCGGCGCGTCGATTGGCGCGTCAAAGCGGTGGCCGAGGGCTTCGTCACGCTCACGATGAGTGCACTTACCGACGAGGAGAGCGACGCGGTCAAGACGACGTTCCCCGTGCTCATCCACGGCGTCGAGAAGGTCGTGGCCCTCAACGGCGACGTGAACGACCGGACCAGCGATACCTTCAAGGTCACCGTGCCGCGGGCGATCAAGGAGGGCAGCGGCGAGCTGCGAATCGCGCTTTCGCCGTCGATGGCCGTGGCGATGATGGACGCGCTGCCGTACCTGGTCGACTATCCCTACGGCTGCGTCGAGCAGACGATGAGCCGCTTCCTGCCCGCCGTCATGGTGCGCAAGACGCTGGGCGATCTCGGGATCGACTTGGCGGACATCGCCGAGCGCCACGACAGGATGGCCGACGATCTCAACCTCGAGGAGCGGACCAAGCACCTCCATCGCACGAAGGACAACCCGGTCTACAGCCAGTCGCAGCTTGACCACATCGTGCAGCAGGGCCTCGACCGGCTCTACGGCTTCCAGAACGGCGATGGCGGCTGGGGGTGGTTCAACGAGGGCCGGAGCGACGCCTACATGAGCGCCTACGTGGCGATGGGCCTGTACCTGGCGACCGAGGCGGGTGTGCCCGTCGATCCGAACCGCCTCGAGCGCGGGTTCCGGTTCCTCCAGGACGCGTTCAAGAACGAGGAGATGATCCACCTCAAGGCGTACGAGGGCTACGTGCTCTCGCTGCGCAAGAAGATCGAGGGACCCGAGCTCGACGACGTCTACACACTGCGTGATAACCTGAACGCGTACTCGATGGCGCTGCTCGCACTCGCCTACCACAACCTTGGCGACACCGAGAAGGCGACGATCATCTGCGAGAACCTCGAGAACTGGGTGCGCATCGACGAGAAGTACCAGACCGCCTCGTGGGGCGCGCGCGCCAACGCGTACGGCGGGCGCTGGTGGTGGTATTGGTACAACGGCGACATCGAGACCAACGCCTATGTGCTCAAGGCCTACGTGACCATCCGGCCCGGCCACAAGCTCAATCCGATGATCGCCCGTTGGCTGATGCGCAACCGCGAGGGCAACCGCTGGTACTCGACGAAGGACACGGCGACGGCCATCTACGGCCTGACCGGCTTCGTCGTCGAGAGCGGCGAGTTCAACCCCGACTACACGGTCAGCGTGAGCTACGACGGCCGGGTGCAGAAAAGCGTCAAGGTTACCAAGGACACCATGTTCACGTTCGACAACGAGCTCGTTATCGCCGGCGACGCGCTCGGCACGGGCGACAAGGCGATCACCATCGAACGCGACGGCGAGGGCAAGCTCTACCACACGACGGAGCTGAAGTACTTCTCGCTCGAGGAGGGGATCAAGGCCGCCGGCCAGGAGGTCCACGTCGACCGCACGTACTACAAGCTCGAACCGAAGAAGGTGACCAAGACCGACACCGAAGGCCGCGAGTACACCGAGCTGACGCATGAGCGCCACGAGCTCAAGCAGTTCGAGACCGTCGAGAGCGGCCAGGAGATCGAGGTCGAGCTGACCATCACGGCGGACAACAACTACGAGTACCTCGTCTTCGAGGATATGAAGCCCGCGGGCTGCGAGCCCGTCGAGCTCACGAGCGGCCGCACCTACGCCGGCGGCCTCGTGGCCAACATGGAGCTGCGCGACGAGAAGGTCGTCTTCTTCGTCGGCTGGCTGCGCCAGGGCGAGCACAAGATCGCCTACAAGATCCGGGCCGAGATCCCCGGCGACTTCCACGTTCTCCCGACTAAGTCGTACGCGATGTACGCACCCAAGGTGCGCGCCATCAGCGACGAGCTCCGCATGGCGATCAAGGACTTGGAGGAGTAGGAACCAACCGCAGGTCCGCACAGATCGCACAGATCATGGCGGGCAGGCGCCGCGCTCGACGCCTGCCCGCTTTTACATTGCCGTTACGTCCTGCGGGTGCCTCGGCGTCGTATCAAAGCCTGAACGGGCGAATCATGACGACTCCAAGGAGGTGCTCAACAATGAAAGCGCGAATGGCAGCATGGGCGATGGCGGCGACGCTGGTCGTGACGCTGGCGACCGCGGCGTCGGCCGACGCCGCGGCGTCGGCCGCCGATGAGACGAACCCGCATCTGTGGGAGCCGCGGGCAACGTCGGTGGCCGTGTTCAAGCAGGACATGGGCTTCTTCATGCGAGAAGGCGAGGTCGCCCTGCGTGACGGCTGGTGCGTCACCGACCACGTGCCGCCGGCGGCGTTCGGGACACTGGCCATCTACTCGCACAACGCCGACGAGGTCGTTGACATTGTCGGTTCCGGGCCGGGCGAGATCGTCGAGTTCGACGGCAAGGATGCCCCGCGCGACGAGGCGGGCAAGCGCGCGCGCCTCGAATCGAGCACAAACCTCAACGTCCAGTTCTGGTACACACAGCACGACACGGAACGCACCGCCGCGGGCAAGCTCGTGTCGGTCGGGCCTGACTACGTGGTGCTTGCGGGCTCGGGCAACGACTTCGCCGTGCCCGTGGCGGGGATTCTCAAGATGCAGGTGCTCGATCTCCCCGTGCGCGTCCACGTGCGCGGCGACGATGGGGCGCCGCCGCAGAAGACCACGCTCGGCATGGCCTACCTGCGCAAAGGGATCACGTGGATTCCCGAGTACACGCTCCAGGTGCTCGATGACGATACGGCGACGCTCACGCTGCGCGGTACGCTCGTGAACGAGGCCGAGGACCTCGTGCACTGCGACGTGCATTTCGTCGTCGGCGTGCCGCACTTCGTCCACACCGACTACATGGCGCCGATCGCCGTGGGCCAGGTCATCCGCACCGTCGGGACGAGTATCGCGCCCTCGCAGGTGAGAACACAGATCATGGCGAGGGCCGCCCTGGTGCAGAATGACCCCGGCGCGTCGCAGTTCGCCGTTGTCGAGGAGCCCGTGAATGCCGGCGGCGGCGATCTGAGGGCCCTGTTGGGCAACCTGCCTCAGATGGACGGGCCGGCCGGCGCCGACTACACGGTCTACACGATGAAGGAATATGACCGTGCGGCGCGGCGAGAAGGCGATCGTGACGCTCTTCGTCAAGAAGATCCGCTATTCGCACACGTACCAGTGGGTCCCGCCGGGGCGCATGGAGCATTTCCTCGTGCTCCACAACGCGACCGATACGGCGTGGACGACGGGCCCATGCCTCGCCGTGAGCGACGCACGTCCGCTCAGTGAGGACCTGTTGCGCTACACGCCCAAGGACGGGAAGTGCCTGTTCAGCGTTACCACGGCTGTCAACATCTCGCACGACGTGAGCGAGGTGGAAAGCGACCGGCAGCTCAAGGCGTACACGCCGTCGGACAACTACCACTACTTCGACCTCGTCACGCTCGAGGGCACGGCCAAGCTGAAGAACTTCGAACCACGCGACGTCGAGATCGCCGTTGTGGTCAACATCACCGGCAAGGCGTTGGCCGCGTCCGATGACGGCGCGCTGATCGCCGAGACGGCGAACCTCAAGCTCCTGGAGCGGGCCGGCTCGGTCCGCTGGCGGGTCAAGCTCAAACCCGGGCAGTCAAAGACGCTGACTTATCGTTACGAGCGTTATGTGCCATCGCTTTAACGGACCTTAGCAAACGCGGGCAGGCATAGCGTACAGTGCCTGCCCGCGTTCTTGTGCCTCTGTTGTGCCGGCGTCTCCCGTGGACGGTTTCGGGGTGACTATGCCCGTCAATCTTGTTGACAGGAGTGGGCCGAGTCTGTATAATCACGCTGTTCGTGAGGGGCTATCTTGCTGGAGAACATTCAGGCCGGGTGTGCCGATTCCGTATGCATTGCCGCTTTCCCCAGAGGCGAAGGGGTCGTCGGGATTACACGCACGAACTCGCCGTGTTCATGCCACTCAACGCAATTCTTGGAGTATCTGCCTCGTCGTGCCCTTGGGCCTTGGGGAAGGCTCGGGACGGCACAGGGGCGATGGGAGACACGTTGACCAACAGAAGGAGGGGATGCCAACCATGAGGATGCACCGAACTCGGGCTCTGTCCGCCGCGGTGACTGCTGTGCTGCTGTTCGGCATGGCGACCGCCGCGCTGGCGACAGAATGGCAAGTCCAGCCGCTGATCAGCACGCCGGCGAATGAGTATTTCCCCGTCTGGTCGCCCGACGGGCAGCAGGTGGCCTACATCTCGGACGCCGCGGGCGTCCGGCAGGTCTTTATTGCCAACGCCGACGGCACGGGCGCGTGGCAGGTCACCAGCGACCCAAACGGCGCCTTCGAGGTTGTCTGGGCGCCGGACTCGCAGTGGCTCGTCTACTCGCAGAGCGAGTCGAGCCCGAAGGACCTGATCAAGGTCGTGCTCAACGAGACGCGCGACGCCGTGGCCTCGACGCTCAATCTGACGAATGAGGGTGCCCCAGCCTACTACACCGAGTGGCGCGAGCAACAGGTCTCGCCCGACGGGCTGATGATCGTCGCGGTTCGCGTGTACAACTCGAGGTACTATCTCCACGTCGTGAATGCCGACGGCACGAACCTGCACGCGGTCGGGAATCCCCTCTATGCGCGTCATCCGAGCTGGAAGCCGGACGGCTCGGTGATCGCCTATGGGTACTCGACCACTTCGACGGGTCTGTCTTCCATCTATACCGTCGAGCCGGACGGCGCCAGCAACGGCGTGCTGGTCGATAGCTCGCAGACCGGCCAACATATCGTGGCCCTCGGGTGGTCGCCCGACGGCACGGCGATCGCCTTCAGCCGTGGCCAGACGACCACGTCGTTCGTGGGCGTCGTCATCTTCCTCGAAGGGGGTTTCACGGTCTCGACGCTCGAAGCGGCGCCCGCCGGATTCGTTCAGCCCACGATCACAGGGCCGGCCGACATCTGGTCTCCGGATGGCAGCAGGCTCCTGTACAACACGTGGGAGAACTACACCTGGCCCTACCTCTACGTGATCAACAAGGACGGCACGGGCAAGGAGCTCATCACGAGCGAGGGCAACAACACACGCGCCCGCTTCGGCCCCACCGGCAGCGTCATCTTCCAGACCGACCGCGCCGGCAACTGGGACATCTACGTATCCACCTCGAACCGGCCGCCGGTGGCTGACGCGGGCGGGCCATACATCGCCCCGGCCACTTCGTGGGACGGCGCAGCCGTTGAGCTCGACGGCACGGCCTCGTCCGATCCGGACGGCGATTTGCTCGCCTATAGCTGGAAGATCGGCGAGGAGGAGATCGGCACGGACGCGGTCGTCACCTGCCAGTTCCCGATCGGTTTGACCGACGTGACCCTCACCGTGACGGACCCGAGCGGCCTGAGCGGTACGGCTCAGACGACGGTGACGGTGACCGTCATCGACGTGCAGATCGACATCCGGCCCGGGACCGACGTCAACCGCATCAACCTGAACTCGAACGGGATCCTGCCGGTGGTGTTCCTGACCGACGAGGTGATTGACGCGGCGACAATCGATCCGATGACTGTCACGATGGCCGGACTCGATTTCGGCGGCATGATCAGGGTCCGTGGTAACCGCAATCCTCAGCCGGCGGCGTGGCTGCTCGACGTGGACGAGGACGGCGAC from Verrucomicrobiota bacterium encodes the following:
- a CDS encoding PD40 domain-containing protein, with amino-acid sequence MRMHRTRALSAAVTAVLLFGMATAALATEWQVQPLISTPANEYFPVWSPDGQQVAYISDAAGVRQVFIANADGTGAWQVTSDPNGAFEVVWAPDSQWLVYSQSESSPKDLIKVVLNETRDAVASTLNLTNEGAPAYYTEWREQQVSPDGLMIVAVRVYNSRYYLHVVNADGTNLHAVGNPLYARHPSWKPDGSVIAYGYSTTSTGLSSIYTVEPDGASNGVLVDSSQTGQHIVALGWSPDGTAIAFSRGQTTTSFVGVVIFLEGGFTVSTLEAAPAGFVQPTITGPADIWSPDGSRLLYNTWENYTWPYLYVINKDGTGKELITSEGNNTRARFGPTGSVIFQTDRAGNWDIYVSTSNRPPVADAGGPYIAPATSWDGAAVELDGTASSDPDGDLLAYSWKIGEEEIGTDAVVTCQFPIGLTDVTLTVTDPSGLSGTAQTTVTVTVIDVQIDIRPGTDVNRINLNSNGILPVVFLTDEVIDAATIDPMTVTMAGLDFGGMIRVRGNRNPQPAAWLLDVDEDGDDDLLVHVEIENLNLDPTDTVCVFGALTYEGLVVQGQDDIVIWPTW